The Longimicrobium sp. genome window below encodes:
- a CDS encoding HAMP domain-containing sensor histidine kinase: MEPVPVPPGPRRRVRPIFFLCLAAVVLISALDWLTPAGVVVGIFLGVPIALSSTSDRPLWVVLTGGAAMACFAVAAVLGRGPISPAAVWVPNRVFVFLTLPAITFLALALQRGRLQAESARDLNRLLMSLLAHDLRAPLVLSAQAMDYVRGAAERGETPDPVLVGDTADRVRRSLRAIEVVLEVARAQAEAGGRVAGVGGAELAAGLRAELDSFTPAAGRAGKTLRLEEEPGARAATAADPLVLRQMVAILVDNGVRYADPGALVVRLDADHGGVVVRVCDPGPGITAHRAAHGASDGSGLGIELAAALARRAGGRLELEHDGPGGTTWALRLPGVRMT; this comes from the coding sequence ATGGAGCCCGTTCCCGTTCCCCCCGGCCCGCGCCGGCGCGTCCGCCCCATCTTCTTCCTCTGCCTGGCGGCGGTGGTGCTCATCAGCGCGCTGGACTGGCTGACGCCCGCCGGCGTGGTGGTCGGCATCTTCCTGGGCGTGCCGATCGCGCTCTCCTCCACCAGCGACCGCCCGCTCTGGGTGGTGCTCACCGGGGGGGCCGCCATGGCCTGCTTCGCCGTGGCGGCCGTGCTGGGGCGCGGACCCATCTCCCCCGCCGCCGTGTGGGTCCCGAACCGCGTCTTCGTCTTCCTCACCCTCCCGGCCATCACCTTCCTGGCGCTGGCGCTGCAGCGAGGCCGGCTGCAGGCCGAGTCGGCGCGCGACCTGAACCGCCTGCTGATGTCGCTGCTGGCGCACGACCTCCGCGCGCCGCTGGTGCTCTCGGCGCAGGCCATGGACTACGTGCGCGGCGCGGCCGAGCGCGGCGAGACTCCCGACCCCGTGCTGGTGGGCGACACGGCCGACCGGGTGCGCCGGAGCCTGCGCGCCATCGAGGTGGTGCTGGAGGTGGCGCGCGCCCAGGCCGAGGCCGGGGGGCGCGTGGCGGGGGTGGGGGGAGCGGAGCTGGCCGCCGGGCTGCGGGCCGAGCTCGACTCCTTCACCCCCGCCGCCGGGCGCGCCGGGAAGACGCTCCGCCTGGAAGAAGAGCCCGGGGCCCGCGCCGCCACCGCCGCCGACCCGCTGGTGCTGCGGCAGATGGTGGCCATCCTGGTCGACAACGGCGTGCGCTACGCCGACCCTGGCGCGCTGGTGGTGCGCCTGGACGCCGACCACGGCGGCGTGGTGGTGCGCGTGTGCGACCCCGGCCCCGGCATCACCGCCCACCGGGCCGCCCACGGCGCCTCCGACGGCTCGGGGCTGGGGATCGAGCTGGCCGCGGCGCTGGCGCGGCGCGCGGGCGGGCGCCTGGAGCTGGAGCACGACGGCCCCGGCGGCACCACCTGGGCGCTGCGCCTCCCCGGCGTGCGGATGACGTGA